In Azospirillum baldaniorum, one DNA window encodes the following:
- a CDS encoding ParB/RepB/Spo0J family partition protein, which translates to MSRKLARTNTGVLTTAAAERQAREDGQGFNRRGPVVVEIDVGRIVTNPDQPRRHFDETDMEALKSSIAQHGLAQPVGVQQLSDGRFQLVFGERRFRAVRSLGHPTIYAVTVTGASDELALIENVVRADLSPFEEGDAYARLMERHGYRQEDVGRIVGKDRVDISRALLISRLPQRIRDEYPLHRPARYRLVEIARLKGEGEQLRGWDALVNEMTRRSADEETPAPVAAKPRSNAVPTGSALPKPLAKVVFGARQAVASVREQGLALADIDRETLRAIRDDIDAILNAGPNAGKGRGGE; encoded by the coding sequence ATGTCGCGTAAACTGGCCCGGACGAACACCGGCGTGCTGACCACGGCCGCGGCTGAGCGTCAAGCCCGTGAGGACGGGCAGGGCTTCAACCGCCGCGGCCCGGTCGTCGTGGAGATCGACGTCGGCCGCATCGTCACCAACCCCGACCAGCCGCGCCGCCATTTCGACGAGACGGACATGGAGGCGCTGAAATCCTCCATCGCGCAGCATGGGCTGGCCCAACCGGTCGGCGTGCAGCAGTTGAGCGACGGCCGCTTCCAGCTTGTCTTCGGGGAGCGGCGCTTCCGCGCCGTTCGCTCGCTCGGCCACCCGACCATCTACGCCGTCACCGTCACCGGCGCGTCGGACGAGCTGGCGCTGATCGAGAACGTCGTCCGCGCCGACCTGTCGCCCTTCGAGGAGGGCGACGCCTACGCCCGGCTGATGGAGCGCCACGGCTACCGGCAGGAGGACGTCGGGCGGATCGTCGGCAAGGACCGGGTGGACATTTCCCGCGCGCTCCTCATCAGCCGCCTGCCGCAGCGCATCCGCGACGAATACCCGTTGCACCGCCCGGCGCGCTACCGGCTGGTGGAGATCGCCCGGCTGAAAGGGGAGGGGGAGCAGCTGCGCGGCTGGGACGCGCTGGTCAATGAGATGACCCGGCGGTCCGCCGACGAGGAGACTCCGGCGCCCGTGGCGGCAAAGCCCCGCAGCAACGCGGTTCCGACCGGCAGCGCCCTGCCGAAGCCGCTGGCGAAGGTGGTGTTCGGGGCGCGCCAAGCCGTCGCCAGCGTCCGTGAACAGGGTTTGGCGTTGGCGGACATCGACCGCGAGACGCTCCGCGCGATCCGCGACGACATCGACGCGATCCTGAACGCCGGTCCGAACGCCGGGAAGGGCAGGGG
- a CDS encoding AAA family ATPase: MRGEDIKAFREGRTLNQPDFAAWLNEKLGRKYDKAKISRWENGSEKIPAPVISLLLQEKIGTVTQHGPALICAAANRKGGVGKTAFTVNTATLLARHFKVLLIDADPQANATIHLGINSIEREREEKTLYYALKASVEALKSRGKGFDLSDYIVTTDSGLDVIPSGMRLGDAEAELQSQSSGDCALRECLDGGARQSYDFIFVDTPPHFGMLARNALTAANTVAIPCQTEMLSVAGVEFLLENLDMIRRRANPGVSVLGILPTMFNARLTQDQASLDDIRNLFGAKLRVFGPIPRATVYAQAVAAGRAALEAVPDAPGYEVYQAVADALIQERTRMPEVMAHVA, encoded by the coding sequence ATGCGCGGCGAGGACATCAAGGCGTTCCGGGAAGGCCGGACGCTGAACCAGCCGGATTTCGCGGCTTGGCTGAACGAAAAGCTCGGCCGAAAATACGACAAGGCAAAGATCTCGCGCTGGGAGAACGGCAGCGAAAAGATCCCCGCCCCGGTCATTTCTCTGCTGTTGCAGGAGAAGATCGGAACGGTGACGCAGCATGGCCCGGCGCTGATCTGTGCCGCGGCCAACCGCAAAGGCGGCGTGGGCAAGACGGCCTTCACCGTCAACACGGCCACCCTGCTCGCCCGGCACTTCAAGGTGCTGCTGATCGACGCGGACCCGCAGGCCAACGCCACCATCCATCTCGGCATCAACTCCATCGAGCGCGAGCGCGAGGAGAAAACCCTCTACTACGCGCTGAAGGCGTCGGTGGAGGCGCTGAAATCGCGGGGGAAAGGGTTCGACCTCAGCGACTACATCGTAACCACCGACAGCGGGCTGGACGTGATCCCCAGCGGCATGCGGCTGGGCGACGCAGAGGCCGAGCTGCAAAGCCAGTCCTCGGGGGATTGCGCACTCCGCGAATGCCTGGATGGCGGGGCGCGGCAGAGCTACGATTTCATCTTCGTCGACACCCCGCCGCATTTCGGCATGCTGGCGCGCAACGCGCTGACCGCCGCCAACACCGTCGCCATTCCCTGCCAGACGGAGATGTTGAGCGTCGCCGGCGTGGAATTCCTGCTGGAGAACCTGGACATGATCCGCCGCCGGGCCAACCCGGGGGTCAGCGTGCTCGGCATTCTGCCGACGATGTTCAACGCGCGGCTGACCCAGGACCAGGCGTCGCTGGACGACATCCGCAACCTGTTCGGCGCGAAGCTGCGCGTCTTCGGCCCGATCCCGCGGGCGACCGTCTACGCCCAGGCGGTGGCCGCCGGGCGCGCCGCGCTGGAGGCGGTGCCGGACGCGCCGGGCTACGAGGTCTATCAGGCCGTCGCCGACGCGCTGATCCAGGAACGTACCCGCATGCCGGAGGTGATGGCCCATGTCGCGTAA
- a CDS encoding M48 family metallopeptidase, giving the protein MTVRPLCLAAALAGSLALAGCAGNSTGLGLNLVSQEQLVELGQQDWQRLIQSTPATANASYQRRAEQISARLLRAASLDPAGWEVRVFQGKEANAFALPGQKIGVYEGLFQYAKTDAQLAAVIGHEIAHNLEGHAAERVSTQMATDAGTSILGAVAGASGVGGSEMIAAALGTGAQYGLLLPYSRNQELAADRAGLLMMARAGYDPQAAIELWQNMKQAGAEQPTFMSTHPGTADRIAALQKLMPEAKAAYKPS; this is encoded by the coding sequence ATGACCGTCCGACCCCTGTGCCTTGCCGCGGCGCTGGCCGGGTCCCTGGCGCTGGCCGGATGCGCCGGAAACTCGACGGGGCTCGGGCTGAACCTCGTCTCGCAGGAACAGCTCGTCGAACTCGGCCAGCAGGACTGGCAACGCCTGATCCAGTCGACCCCGGCCACCGCCAACGCCAGTTACCAGCGCCGCGCCGAGCAGATCTCGGCCCGCCTGCTGCGCGCCGCCTCGCTCGACCCCGCCGGTTGGGAGGTTCGCGTGTTCCAGGGCAAGGAAGCCAACGCCTTCGCCCTGCCCGGCCAGAAGATCGGCGTCTATGAGGGGCTGTTCCAATACGCCAAGACCGACGCGCAGCTCGCCGCGGTCATCGGCCATGAGATCGCCCACAATCTGGAGGGCCACGCCGCCGAGCGGGTGAGCACCCAGATGGCCACCGACGCCGGCACCAGCATCCTGGGGGCCGTGGCCGGGGCGAGCGGGGTCGGCGGCAGCGAGATGATCGCCGCGGCGCTGGGCACCGGCGCGCAGTACGGCCTGTTGCTGCCCTATTCCCGGAACCAGGAGCTGGCGGCCGACCGCGCCGGCCTGCTGATGATGGCCCGCGCCGGCTACGACCCGCAGGCAGCCATCGAGCTGTGGCAGAACATGAAGCAGGCCGGGGCCGAGCAGCCCACCTTCATGTCCACCCACCCCGGCACGGCGGACCGCATCGCCGCGCTGCAAAAGCTGATGCCCGAAGCGAAGGCGGCCTACAAGCCGAGCTGA
- a CDS encoding flavodoxin family protein, producing the protein MPIKAFALNCTLKPSGKPSSTDAMIGLLQKDLAAHGVAVGAPVRVADHDVKPGVTSDEGPGDAWPDLRRQVLEADILILGTPIWMGQPSSVCKRVLERMDAFLGETDDQGRMVSYGKVALVAVVGNEDGAHHVSAELFQALNDVGFTLAANAVCYWVGEAMQKTDFQDLDKVPDKVVSTSAMAARNAAHLARFLKEKQYPGE; encoded by the coding sequence ATGCCGATCAAAGCCTTCGCGCTGAACTGCACCCTGAAGCCGTCGGGAAAGCCGTCTTCGACCGACGCAATGATCGGCCTGCTCCAGAAGGATCTGGCGGCCCACGGGGTCGCGGTGGGGGCGCCGGTCCGCGTCGCCGACCATGACGTGAAGCCAGGCGTCACCTCGGACGAGGGGCCGGGCGACGCTTGGCCGGACCTGCGCCGCCAAGTGCTGGAGGCGGACATCCTCATCCTCGGCACGCCGATCTGGATGGGCCAGCCGTCCAGCGTGTGCAAGCGGGTGCTGGAGCGCATGGACGCCTTTCTGGGCGAGACGGACGACCAGGGCCGCATGGTGTCCTACGGCAAAGTCGCGCTCGTCGCCGTGGTCGGCAACGAGGATGGCGCCCACCATGTCTCGGCGGAGCTGTTCCAGGCGCTGAACGACGTCGGCTTCACGCTCGCCGCCAACGCCGTCTGCTACTGGGTGGGGGAGGCGATGCAGAAGACCGACTTCCAGGACTTGGACAAGGTGCCCGATAAGGTGGTCTCCACCTCGGCCATGGCCGCACGCAACGCCGCCCACCTCGCGCGCTTCCTGAAGGAGAAACAGTATCCCGGCGAATGA
- a CDS encoding AbrB family transcriptional regulator, translating into MMKRLAATALTLLLAALGGGLFALAGLPAAWLMGAMTAVAGGGLAGMKLRLPSPLGTAAFVLLGISMGAGVTPDTLHQMASWPLSMALLAGSVMACLYACSAWLERVHRWDPATARYAAVPGALGAVLVLAAESRADLPRVALAQSLRLFVLVAAMPWLLDLVSSTPGLPPRPALSDPADALPELALLIGASALAGLLFQKLRVPGGVLLGAMLGSALLHGSGLVDHRLPNWLLNAGFVVTGALIGSRFAGVTLASLRAALRPSLESVALALVLSSIFAWAGGWLLGLPFGQLWLAYAPGGVEAMTIVAFVLGLDTAFVGTHHVVRFAGLGFLARWWQPRRG; encoded by the coding sequence ATGATGAAGCGACTCGCCGCCACCGCCCTGACCCTCCTTCTGGCCGCCCTGGGTGGCGGGCTGTTCGCCTTGGCGGGGCTGCCCGCGGCGTGGCTGATGGGGGCGATGACCGCGGTGGCCGGCGGGGGCCTCGCCGGAATGAAACTCCGCCTGCCCTCCCCGCTCGGCACCGCCGCCTTCGTGCTGCTGGGCATCTCCATGGGCGCCGGGGTGACACCCGACACGCTGCACCAGATGGCCTCCTGGCCGCTCAGCATGGCGCTGCTCGCGGGATCGGTGATGGCCTGCCTTTACGCCTGCTCGGCTTGGCTGGAGCGGGTGCACCGCTGGGACCCGGCGACCGCGCGCTACGCCGCCGTTCCCGGCGCGCTGGGCGCCGTCCTGGTGCTGGCGGCCGAGAGCCGGGCCGACCTGCCGCGGGTCGCGCTGGCGCAGAGCTTGCGGTTGTTCGTCCTGGTCGCCGCCATGCCCTGGTTGTTGGATCTGGTGTCGTCCACGCCGGGTCTGCCGCCTCGCCCTGCCCTATCCGACCCGGCGGACGCCCTGCCCGAACTGGCGTTGCTGATCGGGGCCAGCGCCCTGGCCGGGCTGCTGTTCCAGAAGCTGCGCGTGCCCGGCGGCGTGCTGCTCGGCGCCATGCTGGGAAGCGCGCTGCTGCACGGCAGCGGCCTCGTCGACCACCGCCTGCCGAACTGGCTGCTGAACGCGGGCTTCGTGGTGACGGGGGCGTTGATCGGGTCGCGCTTCGCCGGGGTCACGCTGGCCTCCCTGCGGGCGGCGCTGCGCCCATCGCTGGAAAGCGTGGCGCTGGCGCTCGTCCTGTCCTCCATCTTCGCCTGGGCGGGAGGCTGGCTGCTCGGGCTGCCCTTCGGCCAGCTCTGGCTCGCCTACGCGCCGGGCGGGGTGGAGGCGATGACCATCGTGGCCTTCGTGCTCGGCCTCGACACCGCCTTCGTCGGCACGCACCACGTCGTGCGCTTCGCCGGGCTGGGCTTCTTGGCCCGCTGGTGGCAGCCCCGCCGCGGCTGA
- the otnI gene encoding 2-oxo-tetronate isomerase has translation MRFAANLSMMFTERPFLERFGAAAAAGFDAVEFLFPYDTPAERIKEALGAHGLTQALFNLPPGDWAAGERGIASLPGREAEFREGVATAIVYAKALGNRLLHCMAGIPPEGLERDAALATYTGNLSHAAATCAEAGLTLLVEPINNRDMPGYLMNGTALARRVIETVGAPNLKLQFDLYHCQISEGDLATRIRANADLTAHVQIAGVPDRQEPDRGEVNYPYLFEVLADTGYRGFIGCEYRPRARTEDGLGWFHAANTRAAR, from the coding sequence ATGAGGTTCGCCGCCAACCTGTCCATGATGTTCACCGAGCGGCCCTTCCTGGAGCGGTTCGGCGCCGCGGCGGCGGCCGGCTTCGACGCCGTGGAGTTCCTGTTCCCCTACGATACCCCGGCGGAGCGGATCAAGGAGGCGCTGGGCGCCCATGGGCTGACCCAGGCGCTGTTCAACCTGCCCCCCGGCGACTGGGCGGCGGGGGAGCGCGGCATCGCGAGCCTGCCCGGCCGCGAGGCGGAGTTCCGCGAGGGTGTGGCGACCGCCATCGTCTACGCCAAGGCGCTGGGCAACCGGCTGCTGCACTGCATGGCCGGCATCCCGCCGGAGGGGCTGGAGCGGGATGCGGCGCTGGCGACCTACACCGGCAATCTGAGCCATGCCGCGGCGACCTGTGCGGAGGCGGGGTTGACGCTGCTGGTGGAGCCGATCAACAACCGCGACATGCCCGGCTATCTGATGAACGGCACCGCGCTGGCCCGTCGGGTGATCGAAACGGTGGGGGCACCGAACCTGAAGCTCCAGTTCGATCTCTACCATTGCCAGATCAGCGAGGGCGATCTCGCCACCCGCATCCGGGCCAACGCCGATCTCACCGCCCATGTGCAGATCGCCGGCGTCCCGGATCGGCAGGAGCCCGACCGCGGCGAGGTCAACTATCCCTATCTGTTCGAGGTTCTGGCCGACACCGGCTACCGCGGCTTCATCGGCTGCGAATACCGGCCCCGCGCCCGGACCGAGGACGGGCTGGGCTGGTTCCACGCCGCCAACACGCGGGCTGCGCGCTGA
- a CDS encoding AEC family transporter: MDLFAPLSSIAAVVVPVFLIAALGFGWSRAKLPYDSAFITTFAINVSTPCLVFSSLARLTLGGDDLLTMAAASVGSMALAGLMATPILLASRLPLRVYLPALSFPNGGNMGIPVCLFAFGETGMGLAVLFFATLAVLQFTIGPALAAGRTDAKQVLRTPVIYAVALAVLVLLTGVQPPQWVTNTTTLLGNCAVPLMLFSLGVALAGLRMQGMLRSLAMSALRLLLGFTAGLAVVEVLGLEGAMRGVVLLESTMPVAVFNYLWALRYNNAPQEVAGMVLGSTALSFLTLPLLLAVVM, encoded by the coding sequence ATGGACCTGTTCGCCCCCCTGTCCAGCATCGCCGCCGTCGTCGTGCCGGTGTTCCTCATCGCCGCCCTCGGCTTCGGCTGGAGCCGCGCTAAGCTGCCCTACGACAGCGCCTTCATCACCACCTTCGCGATCAACGTCTCCACCCCCTGTCTGGTCTTCTCCTCGCTGGCCCGCCTGACGCTGGGCGGGGACGATCTGCTGACCATGGCGGCGGCCTCGGTCGGCAGCATGGCGCTGGCCGGGCTGATGGCGACGCCGATCCTGCTGGCCAGCCGCTTGCCGCTGCGCGTCTATCTGCCGGCGCTCAGCTTTCCCAACGGCGGCAACATGGGCATTCCCGTCTGCCTGTTCGCCTTCGGGGAGACCGGGATGGGGCTGGCGGTGCTGTTCTTCGCGACGCTCGCCGTCCTCCAGTTCACCATCGGCCCGGCCCTGGCGGCGGGGCGCACGGACGCCAAGCAGGTGCTGCGCACCCCGGTGATCTACGCGGTCGCGCTGGCCGTGCTGGTCCTGTTGACCGGCGTCCAGCCGCCGCAATGGGTGACCAACACGACGACGCTGCTCGGCAACTGCGCGGTGCCGCTGATGCTGTTCTCGCTGGGGGTGGCGCTGGCGGGGCTGCGGATGCAGGGGATGCTGCGGTCGCTGGCCATGTCGGCGCTGCGCCTGCTGCTCGGCTTCACCGCCGGGCTGGCGGTGGTCGAGGTGCTGGGCCTGGAGGGCGCGATGCGCGGCGTCGTGCTGCTGGAAAGCACCATGCCGGTGGCGGTGTTCAACTACCTCTGGGCGCTGCGCTACAACAACGCGCCGCAGGAGGTCGCCGGGATGGTGCTGGGCTCCACGGCGCTGTCGTTCCTGACGCTGCCGCTGCTGCTGGCCGTGGTGATGTGA
- a CDS encoding glycosyltransferase family 2 protein has product MKDVEVNGGKAKGGTAEAPPVTVSAVIPTRNRPHLVLNAVESVRAQTLKDVEIVVVVDGPDPATVAALEAVEDRRLRIVQNPASLGPAGARNAGVQAALGEWIAFLDDDDSWAPEKLERQLAAAKASGAKLPVVSCSTSVSIGERRYVWPQRRPEPGEPISDYLIDRRSPLSRPGYLATPTIMVPRSLALAVPMPDYRHFEDWGWLFRALDQPGAELVFVDEPLCFVEIDEGRASLHSVDDWRQAFEWARTHRPLMTGNAYAAFLMTKVVGMARREGDWNAVRRLLAEATRAGDPKMRHYLMFFGTCVVPPSFHRRVRAATHSDAATA; this is encoded by the coding sequence ATGAAGGACGTTGAGGTGAACGGCGGAAAGGCGAAGGGCGGGACGGCGGAAGCCCCGCCCGTCACCGTCAGCGCGGTCATCCCGACGCGCAACCGCCCGCATCTCGTGCTGAACGCCGTCGAAAGCGTGCGCGCCCAGACGCTCAAGGACGTCGAGATCGTCGTCGTCGTCGACGGGCCGGACCCGGCGACCGTCGCGGCGCTGGAGGCGGTGGAGGACCGCCGCCTGCGCATCGTGCAGAACCCGGCCTCGCTCGGCCCCGCGGGGGCGCGCAACGCTGGCGTGCAGGCGGCGCTCGGCGAGTGGATCGCTTTCCTGGACGACGACGATTCCTGGGCGCCGGAGAAGCTGGAACGGCAGCTCGCCGCCGCCAAGGCGTCGGGCGCCAAGTTGCCGGTGGTCTCCTGCAGCACCAGCGTCAGCATCGGCGAGCGCCGCTACGTCTGGCCGCAACGCCGGCCGGAGCCGGGCGAGCCGATCAGCGACTACCTGATCGACCGCCGCAGCCCGCTGTCCCGCCCCGGCTATCTCGCCACCCCGACGATCATGGTGCCGCGCTCGCTGGCGCTTGCCGTGCCGATGCCCGACTACCGGCATTTCGAGGATTGGGGCTGGCTGTTCCGCGCGCTGGATCAACCCGGCGCGGAGCTGGTCTTCGTCGACGAGCCGCTGTGCTTCGTGGAGATCGACGAGGGGCGCGCCTCGCTGCATTCGGTGGACGACTGGCGCCAGGCCTTCGAATGGGCGCGCACGCACCGTCCGCTGATGACCGGCAACGCCTACGCCGCCTTCCTGATGACCAAGGTCGTCGGCATGGCCCGCCGCGAGGGCGACTGGAACGCCGTCCGCCGTTTGCTGGCCGAGGCAACCCGGGCGGGCGATCCGAAGATGCGGCATTACCTGATGTTCTTCGGGACCTGCGTGGTGCCGCCGTCCTTCCACCGCCGGGTGCGCGCGGCGACCCATTCGGACGCCGCGACGGCGTGA
- a CDS encoding glycosyltransferase family 2 protein: MSKKLVVCVCTYRRPKDLHRTLLSLEGLTFNPDAPLDVEVLVVDNDPARSAEPLCREMAQDWRFPIRYAAEPVPGIPAARNRCLDETTDADLIAFIDDDEVASPGWLDWLVTAMERTGAAVVAGPVLPIYEKRPPDWLTKGRFHDLQRMPTGSEPAYCATGNVLFRRSILKGGVRFDPELSLSGGSDVLFFEQIRRQGHRIVWCDEATIEEHVPASRMTARWILRRAFRLGTCVSLTEAKLNGQRRTLVKRSTLGLAHIALNIAALPLVPMVMAFDTSWPIRRLQKICVGSGYLYGLMGFQYLEYKR, translated from the coding sequence ATGTCGAAAAAGCTGGTGGTTTGCGTGTGCACCTACCGCAGGCCGAAGGATCTTCACCGCACGCTGCTGTCGCTGGAGGGGCTGACCTTCAACCCAGACGCCCCGCTGGACGTCGAAGTGCTGGTGGTGGACAACGACCCGGCGCGCTCCGCCGAACCGCTGTGCCGCGAGATGGCGCAGGACTGGCGCTTCCCCATCCGCTACGCGGCGGAGCCGGTGCCGGGCATTCCCGCCGCCCGCAACCGCTGCCTGGACGAGACCACGGATGCCGACCTGATCGCCTTCATCGACGACGACGAGGTGGCGAGCCCCGGTTGGCTGGATTGGCTGGTGACGGCCATGGAGCGCACCGGCGCCGCCGTGGTCGCCGGCCCGGTCCTGCCGATCTACGAGAAGCGTCCGCCCGATTGGCTGACCAAGGGGCGCTTCCACGACCTGCAGCGCATGCCCACGGGCAGCGAGCCGGCCTATTGCGCGACCGGAAACGTGCTGTTCCGCCGCTCCATCCTGAAGGGCGGCGTGCGCTTCGATCCGGAGCTGAGCCTGTCCGGCGGCAGCGACGTTCTGTTCTTCGAGCAGATCCGGCGCCAGGGCCACCGCATCGTCTGGTGCGATGAGGCGACCATCGAGGAGCATGTGCCGGCCAGCCGCATGACCGCGCGCTGGATTCTGCGCCGCGCCTTCCGGCTCGGCACCTGCGTGTCGCTGACCGAGGCCAAGCTGAACGGCCAGCGCCGCACGCTGGTGAAGCGCTCCACGCTGGGCCTCGCGCACATCGCGCTGAACATTGCCGCCCTGCCGCTGGTGCCGATGGTGATGGCCTTCGACACGAGCTGGCCGATCCGCCGGCTCCAGAAGATCTGCGTCGGCAGCGGCTATCTCTACGGCCTGATGGGCTTCCAATATCTGGAGTACAAGCGATGA
- a CDS encoding lipopolysaccharide biosynthesis protein — MMSSGFAFFATRIAVGILGFAAVAVFSRIVTPEAYGHYALVMAAAAAINACGFSWMGLFVLRKCGGDAAERDAWLSTVVTAFLVVACGVLAILGAVVAFYPGMNGIDYVLYLPVIAILISWFDLSIQMSRARLKGSVFAAKSFAKALFGLALGSAFVLIGWKEEGLLLGTSIGFLLVTAIWLRSDLKGISLRWPARERVGLLLTFGGPLMLSLMVGWALDFADRFLIYWFIGEAAAGAYAMAFDLAKQPIMLVASAASLVTLPMASRAFDSAGPRAARPIMAQNLTILLLVCLPLVLMEVISAQGIVGLLLGEAYRETGAAIMPLVALSVFISILRIYHFDLSLHLTKKTGYILKLTMLTAVLNIGANLFLIPRFGVIGAAYGSLAAQLGWVVAAVILMPRAGVLAVPVKDLLKVTTAALLFAAGLKIAAMESDLLLVQLAPAGSLYLLALAVLNPANLMGQVRIALARLKRTRSPA; from the coding sequence ATGATGTCGAGCGGCTTCGCCTTCTTCGCGACCCGGATCGCCGTCGGCATCCTGGGCTTCGCGGCGGTCGCGGTCTTCTCGCGCATCGTCACGCCGGAGGCCTACGGCCATTACGCCCTGGTGATGGCGGCGGCGGCGGCGATCAACGCCTGCGGCTTCTCCTGGATGGGCCTGTTCGTCCTGCGCAAGTGCGGCGGCGACGCGGCGGAGCGGGACGCCTGGCTCTCCACCGTGGTCACCGCCTTCCTGGTGGTGGCCTGCGGGGTGCTCGCCATCCTGGGCGCGGTGGTGGCCTTCTATCCAGGCATGAACGGCATCGACTATGTGCTGTATCTGCCGGTCATCGCGATCCTGATCTCCTGGTTCGACCTGTCGATCCAGATGTCGCGGGCGCGGCTGAAGGGCTCGGTTTTCGCGGCCAAGTCCTTCGCCAAGGCGCTGTTCGGGCTGGCGCTCGGCTCCGCCTTCGTGCTGATCGGCTGGAAGGAGGAGGGGCTGCTGCTCGGCACCAGCATCGGCTTCCTGCTGGTCACCGCGATCTGGCTGCGCTCCGACCTCAAGGGCATCTCGCTGCGCTGGCCGGCGCGGGAGCGGGTCGGCCTCCTGCTGACCTTCGGCGGCCCGCTGATGCTGAGCCTGATGGTCGGCTGGGCGCTCGATTTCGCCGACCGCTTCCTGATCTACTGGTTCATCGGCGAGGCGGCGGCCGGTGCCTACGCCATGGCCTTCGACCTCGCCAAGCAGCCGATCATGCTGGTGGCCTCGGCGGCCTCGCTGGTCACGCTGCCGATGGCGTCGCGCGCCTTCGACAGCGCCGGTCCGCGCGCCGCGCGGCCGATCATGGCGCAGAACCTGACGATCCTGCTGCTGGTCTGCCTGCCCCTGGTGCTCATGGAGGTCATCTCCGCCCAGGGCATCGTCGGGCTGCTGCTCGGCGAGGCATACCGCGAGACCGGTGCGGCGATCATGCCGCTCGTCGCCCTGTCGGTCTTCATCAGCATCCTGCGCATCTATCACTTCGACCTGTCGCTGCACCTGACCAAGAAGACCGGCTACATCCTGAAGCTGACCATGCTGACGGCGGTGCTGAACATCGGCGCCAACCTGTTCCTGATCCCCCGCTTCGGGGTGATCGGGGCGGCCTACGGCTCGCTGGCGGCGCAGCTCGGCTGGGTGGTGGCCGCGGTCATCCTGATGCCGCGCGCCGGCGTGCTGGCGGTGCCGGTGAAGGATCTTCTGAAGGTGACCACCGCCGCCCTGCTCTTCGCCGCCGGGCTGAAGATCGCGGCGATGGAAAGCGACCTGCTGCTCGTCCAGCTCGCCCCGGCGGGCAGCCTCTATCTGCTGGCCCTGGCCGTGCTCAATCCCGCCAACCTGATGGGTCAGGTGCGGATCGCGCTGGCCCGGCTGAAACGCACCCGATCCCCGGCATGA